A stretch of Blastocatellia bacterium DNA encodes these proteins:
- a CDS encoding serine/threonine-protein kinase PknK, with protein sequence MKECPSCRRCYEDNSNFCPIDGVGLSYSVAGPRLLVGKYRLERLIARGGMGGIYQAIQEGLARTIAVKILNPEFVNNQNALERFRREALAIAGLKHPNIVTIYDFGVTQNGSSYIAMEYLKGRSLSRILADEKKLSLERVVSILEPICQALSEAHEKGIIHRDLKPDNIMLEQVSNSQVVKVVDFGLAKLKQRAEQRRITGNLVVGTFDYMSPEQCQSLELEATSDIYSLGIVIYEMLTGHVPFRNASRLATIYQHINDPPRPPRAYASEIPDRVEKVILKALSKESSERQQTAMQLLEEMQVAIQISNQSNGVAVKDTQRSSTRGTGYLNRVEARKSANETLKKHLVFGYFLGREKEINRLTTEFAFIRSGRTKPIVILGDAGIGKTELITEFRRRLGEGEALFLNGRFFDYLGSSPYKPLLDALTNQLRSLISQQELFEKIFGELTDRVREDLAED encoded by the coding sequence ATGAAAGAATGCCCTTCGTGCCGACGTTGTTATGAAGATAACTCGAATTTTTGTCCAATTGATGGAGTTGGACTAAGTTATAGCGTTGCTGGCCCTCGTCTACTAGTTGGAAAATATCGTTTGGAACGCTTAATTGCCCGTGGTGGAATGGGCGGAATCTATCAGGCTATCCAAGAAGGTTTAGCACGTACTATAGCAGTTAAAATACTTAATCCAGAATTTGTTAATAACCAAAATGCTTTAGAACGATTTCGCCGCGAAGCCCTAGCAATTGCAGGACTAAAACACCCTAATATTGTTACTATTTATGATTTTGGTGTTACTCAAAATGGTAGTTCTTATATTGCAATGGAATATCTAAAGGGGCGTTCACTTAGTCGTATTCTTGCTGATGAAAAAAAACTTTCCTTAGAACGTGTAGTTTCCATATTAGAGCCTATTTGCCAAGCTTTAAGTGAAGCTCATGAAAAAGGCATTATCCACCGTGACTTAAAGCCTGATAATATTATGTTAGAGCAAGTAAGTAACTCACAGGTGGTAAAAGTAGTAGATTTTGGACTTGCTAAACTAAAACAGCGTGCTGAACAAAGACGTATTACGGGAAATTTAGTAGTAGGTACATTTGATTATATGTCTCCAGAGCAATGCCAATCTTTAGAGCTAGAAGCAACGTCTGATATTTATTCTTTAGGCATTGTTATTTATGAAATGCTAACTGGACATGTCCCATTTCGTAATGCTTCAAGACTAGCAACTATTTATCAACATATTAACGATCCTCCACGTCCACCGCGTGCTTATGCTTCGGAGATTCCTGATAGGGTAGAGAAAGTTATCCTTAAAGCTTTGTCTAAGGAATCTAGCGAACGACAGCAAACAGCAATGCAACTATTAGAAGAAATGCAGGTAGCAATCCAAATTTCTAATCAATCTAATGGTGTTGCTGTTAAAGATACACAACGAAGTAGTACACGTGGGACAGGTTATCTTAATCGTGTAGAAGCACGTAAAAGCGCGAATGAAACTCTAAAAAAACATTTAGTATTTGGCTATTTTTTAGGACGAGAAAAGGAAATTAATCGACTAACTACAGAGTTTGCTTTTATTCGTTCTGGGCGGACTAAGCCTATTGTAATACTAGGAGATGCAGGAATTGGTAAAACTGAGCTTATTACAGAATTTCGCCGCCGATTAGGAGAAGGAGAAGCCTTATTCTTAAATGGAAGATTTTTTGATTATTTAGGCAGTAGTCCTTATAAACCTTTACTAGATGCTTTAACCAATCAGTTGCGTTCATTAATTTCTCAACAAGAATTATTTGAAAAAATTTTTGGAGAACTAACAGATAGAGTTAGGGAAGATTTAGCAGAGGATTAG
- a CDS encoding tetratricopeptide repeat protein, whose amino-acid sequence MYKEKGDPERALKFFQHAYGVYQKLNDITGQCQALNRTALVNYERGNYNQVNEVAGRCVKLAEQAGGKLSQAGAQIILAATDFRTARYSRAIEQAREVLEIAQSVQDRVLERQAAGLLGATSSALGFYPSAVNWLDQAIQISRDTGARRSEARFLVEFGEVQRRQGQYQEAIDYFTQAYEIATELKAKREQEMALLDLGLVYKGLNYPDQALNYLNQAINLSKEVTDPILIIEEKCALAELESLAGKHIEALNLTEAAIELAKKINLRAQLWYLLYLQARILKELGKKQQALETIQESVNLLKIISSEITEEPAKKSFLSDKNFVIQLLNQLKG is encoded by the coding sequence ATGTATAAAGAAAAAGGAGATCCTGAAAGAGCATTAAAATTCTTCCAGCATGCTTATGGAGTTTATCAAAAACTCAATGACATAACAGGTCAATGCCAAGCTCTTAACCGTACCGCACTAGTAAATTATGAAAGAGGCAATTACAACCAAGTAAACGAAGTAGCAGGACGTTGTGTTAAGTTAGCTGAACAAGCAGGAGGAAAGCTTTCTCAAGCAGGTGCGCAAATTATTTTAGCTGCAACAGACTTTCGCACAGCACGCTATAGCCGAGCAATTGAACAAGCACGGGAAGTTTTAGAAATAGCTCAATCTGTCCAAGACCGAGTTTTAGAACGTCAAGCGGCTGGGCTGCTTGGAGCAACATCATCTGCTTTAGGTTTTTATCCATCTGCTGTTAATTGGTTGGATCAAGCCATACAAATTAGCCGCGATACAGGCGCACGACGAAGTGAGGCACGTTTTTTAGTAGAATTTGGCGAAGTCCAACGCCGTCAAGGACAATATCAAGAAGCTATAGATTATTTTACCCAAGCTTATGAAATTGCAACCGAACTCAAGGCTAAACGAGAGCAAGAAATGGCTTTGTTAGACTTAGGGTTAGTCTATAAGGGGCTAAATTATCCAGATCAGGCATTAAATTACTTGAATCAAGCTATTAATCTAAGTAAAGAAGTTACAGATCCTATTTTAATAATTGAAGAAAAATGTGCCTTAGCTGAGTTAGAATCTCTAGCAGGAAAACATATAGAAGCCTTAAATTTAACTGAGGCTGCAATCGAATTAGCTAAAAAAATTAATTTACGCGCTCAACTTTGGTATTTGCTCTATTTGCAAGCGCGTATTTTGAAAGAACTTGGTAAAAAACAACAAGCACTGGAAACTATTCAGGAAAGTGTTAATTTGCTAAAAATCATTTCTTCAGAAATTACTGAAGAACCAGCCAAAAAATCTTTTTTAAGTGATAAAAACTTTGTAATCCAATTATTAAATCAATTGAAAGGATAA
- the hemE gene encoding uroporphyrinogen decarboxylase, whose amino-acid sequence MPKNDRLIKACQQQPVDRPPVWLMRQAGRYMSEYRAVRAQTPFLELCKTPKLAAEVTLQPYEHFGMDAVIIFSDILIPIEAMGMGLELSERGPVLHNPVRNAERLADIRVADPYQDTPFVLEVIQEVKKLIKDEVPVIGFAGAPWTMASYMVEGGTTKNFIELKRLRFAEPQLLHTLLEKITETVAKYLAAQLETGADLVQLFDTWAGELSRDDYRIFAKPYIQQIVKHIRTVSDRPIILYTNGCASILEDMIETGVDCVSVDWRIDLAEAKRRVAGRTAIQGNIDPCALLAPADELTKIVQSNIDKFGGDPGLIVNLGHGILPPTPPASVRVFVDAVKNYQKK is encoded by the coding sequence ATGCCAAAAAATGACCGACTTATTAAAGCTTGCCAACAACAACCAGTAGATCGTCCGCCAGTTTGGTTAATGCGCCAAGCAGGGCGTTATATGTCTGAGTATCGTGCAGTTAGAGCGCAAACCCCTTTTTTAGAACTGTGCAAAACTCCAAAATTAGCCGCAGAAGTCACCCTGCAACCTTATGAACATTTTGGCATGGATGCGGTAATTATCTTTTCTGATATTTTAATTCCTATTGAAGCTATGGGAATGGGGCTAGAACTTTCTGAACGTGGCCCGGTACTGCATAATCCTGTAAGAAATGCTGAAAGGCTAGCAGATATTAGAGTTGCTGACCCCTACCAAGATACTCCGTTTGTTTTAGAAGTTATTCAGGAAGTAAAAAAACTTATCAAAGATGAAGTTCCTGTAATTGGTTTTGCTGGCGCACCTTGGACAATGGCTTCCTATATGGTTGAAGGCGGCACGACAAAAAACTTTATTGAATTAAAACGCCTACGTTTCGCCGAGCCTCAACTTTTACACACATTGCTAGAAAAAATTACTGAAACTGTAGCTAAATATTTAGCTGCTCAACTAGAAACAGGTGCAGATCTTGTCCAACTATTTGATACCTGGGCAGGTGAACTTTCCCGCGATGACTACCGCATTTTTGCTAAACCCTATATACAACAAATAGTTAAACATATCCGTACTGTTAGCGATCGTCCAATAATTCTTTATACAAATGGTTGTGCATCAATTTTAGAAGATATGATAGAAACCGGGGTAGATTGTGTTAGTGTAGATTGGCGAATTGATTTAGCTGAAGCTAAACGCCGTGTAGCAGGTAGGACTGCAATTCAAGGCAATATTGACCCTTGTGCTTTGCTTGCACCAGCCGACGAACTAACTAAAATTGTTCAATCCAATATTGATAAATTTGGCGGTGATCCTGGCCTTATTGTTAATCTTGGGCATGGAATCTTGCCACCAACACCACCTGCAAGCGTGCGTGTTTTTGTTGATGCTGTAAAAAATTATCAAAAAAAATAA
- a CDS encoding iron ABC transporter permease — translation MRDKPIFIFFLLIVCLVLFWGVFYPNLSVLLTSFQQKNTWSLANYKEIFISPLILRATFNSFWISIATVIGSAIVGGAMALIFHFLEFPGRRIFAALAPLPLLMPPLIGVIAFIFLYGESGIISRVIIKTFSLTSPAWQLNGPGAILAVHIYSFYAYFYTFISTSLNNLDYSLLDAARSLGASRQKIFFSILLPLLKPALIGASLLTFMNSMASFSAPYLFGGGTPMLTLQIFNAKVGSQWELAMAESVLLAILSIFALIWLTYNQETTIGGSKGTASITRRTITNFWLKLTTLFVTFIAITIIILPLLTLLLISFAKDGSWTVEILPPSYTFSNYEKVFSNPRFIEPIYNSLIMSALSAAGAFFFSLPAAYLFTRTKFFGQKALIILTMIPWALPGTVLGLSFAASFNEAKWSNGGIVLIGTFWILPILYFLRTLPLVLRSTQANLEQVDANLEGASRSLGASFFYTLRHVILPLILPGAISGTALAFATAMGEFVTSVIVYVPNSRPISIEIAAQLRAFHLGNAAVYGVFLTIIIAISLLIGRRLSSTKLSNNI, via the coding sequence ATGAGAGATAAACCTATATTTATTTTTTTTCTACTAATTGTTTGCTTAGTGCTATTTTGGGGAGTTTTTTATCCAAACCTATCAGTTTTACTTACTAGTTTTCAACAGAAAAATACTTGGTCATTAGCAAACTATAAAGAGATTTTTATCAGTCCTTTAATTTTACGAGCAACTTTTAATAGTTTTTGGATTTCAATTGCAACTGTGATTGGATCGGCCATTGTTGGCGGAGCAATGGCATTAATCTTTCATTTTCTTGAATTTCCGGGCCGTAGAATTTTTGCTGCACTTGCTCCACTGCCTTTGTTAATGCCGCCTTTAATTGGTGTTATTGCATTTATTTTCCTTTATGGGGAAAGTGGGATTATTTCTAGAGTTATAATCAAAACCTTTTCTTTAACTAGTCCTGCTTGGCAATTAAATGGCCCAGGAGCAATTTTAGCCGTCCATATTTATTCATTTTATGCCTATTTCTATACTTTTATCAGTACCAGCTTAAATAATTTAGATTATTCTCTGCTGGATGCAGCACGAAGTTTAGGAGCAAGCCGACAAAAAATATTTTTCTCTATTCTTTTACCTTTACTAAAACCAGCGTTGATAGGAGCAAGTTTACTTACTTTTATGAATTCAATGGCTTCTTTTAGCGCACCTTACCTTTTTGGTGGTGGGACTCCAATGCTAACGCTACAAATTTTTAATGCTAAAGTTGGAAGTCAATGGGAGCTAGCAATGGCTGAAAGTGTTTTGTTAGCAATACTTTCCATTTTTGCATTAATTTGGCTAACCTATAATCAAGAAACTACAATTGGTGGTAGCAAAGGAACTGCATCAATAACACGGCGGACGATTACAAATTTTTGGTTAAAGCTAACTACACTATTTGTTACATTTATTGCTATAACTATAATTATTTTACCTTTATTAACTCTACTATTAATTAGTTTTGCTAAAGATGGTAGTTGGACGGTTGAAATCCTACCACCTAGTTATACTTTCTCAAATTATGAAAAAGTATTTTCTAATCCTAGATTTATAGAACCAATCTATAACAGTTTAATAATGAGTGCTTTATCAGCCGCTGGAGCATTTTTCTTTTCCCTACCAGCAGCATATTTATTTACTCGGACAAAATTTTTTGGTCAAAAAGCCCTAATAATTTTAACTATGATACCTTGGGCATTACCTGGGACTGTTTTAGGTTTAAGTTTTGCAGCTAGTTTTAATGAAGCTAAGTGGTCAAACGGTGGAATAGTTTTAATTGGGACATTTTGGATCTTGCCAATTCTTTATTTTTTACGGACATTACCCTTAGTTTTACGTAGTACCCAAGCGAATTTAGAGCAAGTAGACGCAAATTTAGAAGGAGCAAGCAGAAGTTTAGGAGCAAGTTTTTTTTATACTCTACGACATGTTATTTTGCCATTGATTTTACCTGGAGCAATTTCTGGGACGGCTTTAGCTTTTGCTACTGCAATGGGAGAATTTGTTACTTCTGTAATAGTTTATGTACCTAATAGCCGTCCAATTTCAATTGAAATTGCTGCTCAACTACGAGCATTTCACTTAGGTAATGCAGCGGTTTATGGAGTTTTTCTAACAATCATTATTGCAATTAGCTTACTCATTGGACGGCGTTTATCATCAACAAAACTATCTAATAATATTTAA
- a CDS encoding ABC transporter ATP-binding protein, whose amino-acid sequence MTSTTSHLALSNLVKNYGSVQAVSNISLSIEKGECLALLGPSGCGKSTMLKIIAGLEAPNQGSVILAGRDITKTSPESRNLGFVFQNYALFPHLSVGENVAFGLKARKKPTAFISKKVGEALELVQLQGLANRRIYELSGGQQQRVAIARALAIEPEILLLDEPLSNLDVTLRAQTGQQLRTLIKRLNISTIFVTHDQADAFALADRVALINQGQLQQIGSIFEVYFQPKNLFVASFIGHSNLLPAQLVSTNNGQAEYEISKGFCLSAVKVTDKEKVTLRIRPEAIEITKEQRPNSLPAKVLTTRFAGTVLHYYLKIQDIELEVVRLTPQNATEINELKDCWVKIPSEAITVFA is encoded by the coding sequence TTGACTAGCACAACATCTCATTTAGCATTATCAAATTTAGTTAAAAATTATGGCTCTGTACAAGCAGTAAGCAATATTTCCTTAAGTATTGAAAAGGGTGAATGTTTGGCTTTGCTCGGGCCTTCAGGTTGTGGTAAATCTACTATGCTAAAGATAATTGCTGGGTTAGAAGCTCCTAATCAAGGTTCAGTAATTTTAGCAGGGCGAGATATTACTAAAACTTCACCTGAAAGCCGCAATTTAGGTTTTGTTTTTCAAAACTATGCTCTTTTTCCTCATTTATCAGTAGGAGAAAATGTAGCTTTTGGGTTAAAAGCACGTAAAAAACCTACTGCATTTATTAGCAAAAAAGTTGGTGAAGCTTTAGAACTAGTACAATTACAAGGTTTAGCCAATCGCCGAATTTATGAGCTTTCTGGCGGACAACAACAACGAGTAGCAATTGCACGTGCCTTAGCAATTGAGCCTGAAATCCTACTACTAGACGAGCCTTTATCTAATTTAGATGTCACCCTACGCGCTCAAACCGGCCAACAATTACGCACACTTATTAAACGGTTAAATATTTCTACTATATTTGTTACTCATGACCAAGCCGACGCTTTTGCGCTTGCAGATCGCGTTGCTCTAATTAATCAAGGACAGTTGCAACAAATAGGCAGCATTTTTGAAGTTTATTTCCAGCCTAAAAATCTTTTTGTAGCAAGTTTTATTGGACATAGTAATTTGCTACCTGCTCAATTAGTATCAACTAACAATGGACAAGCAGAATATGAAATTAGCAAAGGTTTCTGTCTTTCTGCTGTTAAAGTAACAGACAAAGAAAAAGTAACTTTACGTATTCGGCCTGAAGCAATTGAAATTACTAAAGAACAAAGGCCAAATAGTCTTCCTGCTAAAGTGTTAACTACTAGGTTTGCTGGAACTGTTCTGCATTACTACTTAAAAATACAAGATATTGAATTAGAAGTTGTTCGTTTAACACCTCAAAATGCAACAGAAATTAATGAACTAAAGGATTGTTGGGTAAAAATACCATCAGAAGCAATTACAGTTTTTGCTTAA
- a CDS encoding extracellular solute-binding protein: protein MSRRYFLLIFILLSILSLATCQKESKTSLLIYSPHGTELLEAMKARFEEKNPQVEIQFLDLSSQEIYDRVKLERANTQADIWWGASAITFGQAAEEGLFEPYKPTWADKVTEIARDSQDRWYGTFQTPEVIVYNQTALKTEDIPKDWDDLLDPKWKGRLIVRDPVRSDTMRTIFGAMILRQWSAAQTPDAGYDWLRKLDANTKEYTVDGTLLLQKLARQEGVVSLWDLPDVALAINRQKMPLEFVIPASGTPLVIDGIAIIKGTKQLKLAQEFYEFVTTEENLLLAASEFYHPPLRTDIDKAKLPDWLRKIEIKPMPVDQTLYKTNIQDWMRYWDSQIRNQNNR from the coding sequence TTGTCTCGTCGCTACTTTCTATTAATTTTTATCCTACTAAGTATTCTTTCTTTAGCAACTTGTCAAAAAGAGTCTAAAACCAGCCTATTAATTTATTCCCCTCATGGCACAGAACTTTTAGAAGCAATGAAGGCTCGTTTTGAAGAAAAAAATCCTCAAGTAGAAATACAGTTTTTAGACCTTAGCTCTCAAGAAATATATGATCGTGTAAAGCTTGAGCGAGCCAATACACAAGCTGATATTTGGTGGGGAGCATCAGCCATAACATTTGGACAAGCAGCCGAAGAAGGGCTTTTTGAGCCTTATAAACCTACTTGGGCAGACAAAGTGACAGAAATAGCCCGTGATAGTCAAGATCGTTGGTATGGGACTTTCCAAACTCCTGAAGTAATTGTTTATAACCAAACAGCATTAAAAACAGAAGACATTCCCAAAGATTGGGACGATCTACTTGATCCAAAATGGAAAGGTCGTCTAATTGTTCGTGATCCAGTGCGTTCTGACACTATGCGAACGATTTTTGGTGCTATGATCTTACGCCAATGGTCTGCGGCTCAAACTCCTGATGCAGGTTATGATTGGTTACGTAAATTAGATGCTAATACTAAAGAATATACCGTTGATGGTACGTTGCTACTACAAAAACTAGCCCGCCAAGAAGGTGTAGTGTCTTTATGGGATTTGCCTGATGTAGCATTAGCAATTAATCGTCAAAAAATGCCACTGGAATTTGTTATTCCTGCTAGTGGTACACCATTAGTTATTGATGGCATTGCAATTATCAAAGGAACTAAACAACTAAAACTAGCTCAAGAATTCTATGAATTTGTTACTACAGAAGAAAATTTACTACTTGCAGCTAGCGAATTTTACCACCCCCCTTTACGTACAGATATTGACAAAGCAAAACTACCTGACTGGTTAAGAAAAATAGAAATTAAACCAATGCCTGTTGACCAAACGCTTTATAAAACAAATATTCAAGATTGGATGCGTTATTGGGACAGCCAAATTAGAAACCAGAACAACCGCTAA
- a CDS encoding GAF domain-containing protein, which produces MAAFQSQNLSKIMDNSNTPPNSKTTSLFCTNSELDVLQELCTTIIQSINMAEFLQTLIERAGQILEVKSGSIVMPDMEGLLRIKAYFGFRSENAEAYVLKPNEGRGGKIFTSGEPQIFVTNDQELANFHQITTQEQLKHTIGAPMIDSSKRVIGVLFLNDKKSGEAFNQRDLKLLENLANLAAIAVEKQVQLEELNRQKENYRHLSECLEHSLNQLNLVNERLRDSNKLKDEVLSICAHDVRSPLTAIISYAELLLTSGSLNDKQQRYLSHIHRSSEKINNLVQNLLVRARYLESNVPLRLESVSISRIAQEAIQQIEDRLATKKVQATIRDNFKKLVRADRFKLAQVIDNLIDNAIKFTPENKEITIDISHDPLNLEQIIITITNQGEGIPADALPKLFARYFQVSTHKPQGGYGLGLAICKQNVEAHSGEITVESKLNEYTSFTFNLPIGKPYLLTLSSNTELINKISQILPAEEKWVQSSAENDKILLDMVTSEVPTILVIDADVGELNLSVLVSLLRKEFDPSRLAIVIIGDNEPIEELETIAYFLPKSFTLQNLLATIIADK; this is translated from the coding sequence ATGGCAGCATTCCAAAGCCAAAATCTATCAAAAATAATGGATAATTCTAATACTCCACCTAATTCTAAAACAACTTCACTATTTTGCACTAATTCTGAACTAGATGTTTTGCAAGAATTATGTACTACAATAATTCAAAGCATCAATATGGCAGAATTTCTTCAAACTTTAATAGAACGTGCTGGTCAAATCTTAGAAGTAAAATCCGGCTCTATTGTTATGCCAGACATGGAAGGTCTTTTACGTATTAAAGCTTATTTTGGTTTTAGGTCAGAAAATGCTGAAGCTTATGTCTTAAAACCAAATGAAGGACGTGGAGGAAAAATTTTTACTTCTGGTGAACCACAAATTTTTGTCACTAATGACCAAGAATTAGCAAATTTCCATCAAATCACTACTCAAGAACAACTTAAACATACTATTGGCGCACCTATGATTGATAGTAGTAAACGGGTTATAGGCGTATTATTTCTTAATGATAAAAAATCTGGAGAGGCTTTTAACCAACGAGACTTAAAATTATTAGAAAATTTAGCTAATCTGGCTGCAATAGCTGTAGAAAAACAAGTCCAACTAGAAGAATTAAACCGTCAAAAGGAAAATTACCGCCATCTTTCAGAATGTTTAGAACATAGCTTAAACCAATTAAATTTAGTAAATGAACGACTAAGAGATTCAAATAAATTAAAAGATGAAGTTCTTTCTATTTGTGCGCATGATGTACGTTCTCCTTTAACAGCAATTATTTCTTATGCAGAGTTACTGTTAACTAGTGGTAGCCTTAATGATAAACAACAGCGTTATTTAAGCCATATTCACCGAAGTAGCGAAAAGATTAATAATTTAGTACAAAATCTTTTGGTACGCGCTCGTTACCTAGAAAGTAATGTTCCTCTTCGTTTAGAATCTGTTTCTATTAGTAGAATTGCTCAGGAAGCTATCCAACAAATAGAAGACCGTCTAGCTACAAAAAAAGTCCAAGCTACTATTCGCGATAACTTTAAAAAACTTGTTCGCGCTGACCGTTTTAAGCTTGCTCAAGTAATTGATAATTTGATAGATAATGCTATTAAATTTACTCCTGAAAATAAAGAAATCACTATAGATATTTCTCATGATCCTCTTAACTTAGAACAAATAATTATTACAATTACTAATCAAGGTGAAGGTATCCCAGCAGATGCTTTACCTAAGCTATTTGCCAGGTATTTTCAAGTCTCTACTCATAAACCTCAAGGAGGTTATGGGTTAGGTTTAGCTATTTGTAAACAAAATGTAGAAGCTCATTCAGGAGAAATAACTGTTGAGAGTAAATTAAATGAATATACTTCTTTTACGTTTAATTTACCTATAGGAAAACCTTATCTACTAACTCTTAGTAGCAATACAGAATTAATAAATAAAATTAGCCAAATCTTACCTGCTGAAGAAAAATGGGTACAGTCTAGTGCAGAAAATGACAAAATATTGTTAGATATGGTGACAAGTGAAGTTCCAACAATTTTAGTAATTGATGCTGATGTTGGAGAGTTAAATCTATCTGTTTTAGTTTCACTACTTAGAAAAGAATTTGATCCAAGCCGTTTAGCAATTGTCATTATTGGTGACAATGAACCTATTGAAGAACTGGAAACTATTGCCTATTTCTTGCCTAAATCTTTTACCTTACAAAACTTACTAGCTACAATAATAGCCGATAAATAA
- a CDS encoding tetratricopeptide repeat protein: MWKNIILTIIFLTIYLVNTSPAQTTEDKAIETNQLSDWLLVKTENFAVVSNTDPERAKLIAYKLEQYRYALSLLTPNLVASSPIPARVHVYRNGSSYSAGLPIANQQVISGYFQPGSDLISINDLFNISDNVSYHEYIHLLTRSDITYPLWFSEGIAEFYETFEISDHKVRLGEVNPSRLHVLKLSGFIPLNKLLKFNAYSQVIKETTLDLYYAESWFLTHYLMMDEERRAKLIDFLERQSKGQDIESAFEQAFQYDLNKLEENLKSYLAINKYKIFVFNFDGEKIDSDIEIISLSEEEKVKQLKDLPNNSLSVVLRSRGKGNKPEIIPDFAKLPKTVELKCILSDKSPDIAPSDPEKPAKAKAALEKFILANQLFEDNKKDEALVIYEEVVKLDPDFAPAYMQMGNIYSTDKFFDQARLAYEKARSIPPNYAGTYLNQAISQYEQGKIDEAESSFRTALSLYPSSAPSHLGLGNIYLQRRDYKRARNEFTKTLSLVRNAGLEAVNAHVGLAACYFYQGQYEKAKEHYILAIKLEPNNYVWHCAFADSCLMLKQYEQAQVAYLKAIKLNAKDEQAQTKLAWIEKYNQYLRAIKQHSTRPKTEPVVIK, encoded by the coding sequence ATGTGGAAAAATATTATTCTTACAATTATTTTCCTTACCATATATCTTGTAAATACATCTCCTGCTCAAACTACTGAAGATAAAGCAATAGAAACTAACCAACTTTCAGATTGGCTTTTAGTAAAAACTGAGAATTTTGCTGTTGTTAGCAATACTGATCCAGAAAGAGCTAAACTAATCGCATATAAGTTAGAACAATATCGCTATGCTCTTTCGCTTTTAACTCCAAATCTAGTGGCTTCGTCACCTATTCCAGCTAGAGTGCATGTTTATCGTAATGGCTCATCTTATTCGGCTGGCCTACCAATTGCTAATCAACAAGTAATTTCTGGTTATTTTCAACCTGGGTCGGATTTAATTTCTATTAATGACCTCTTTAATATTTCTGACAATGTTTCTTATCATGAATATATACATTTATTAACTCGTAGTGATATTACTTATCCATTATGGTTTTCTGAAGGTATAGCAGAATTTTATGAAACTTTTGAAATCTCTGATCATAAAGTTCGTTTAGGAGAAGTTAACCCTTCAAGACTACATGTACTTAAGTTAAGCGGGTTTATACCATTAAATAAATTACTAAAGTTTAATGCTTATAGCCAAGTAATAAAGGAAACTACTTTAGATCTTTATTATGCCGAGTCTTGGTTTTTAACTCATTATCTAATGATGGATGAGGAACGTAGAGCAAAACTAATAGATTTTTTAGAACGCCAATCAAAAGGGCAAGATATAGAATCAGCCTTTGAACAAGCCTTTCAATATGACTTAAATAAATTAGAGGAAAACTTAAAAAGTTATTTAGCAATTAATAAATATAAAATTTTTGTTTTTAACTTTGATGGAGAAAAAATAGATAGCGATATAGAAATAATTTCTTTAAGTGAAGAAGAGAAAGTAAAACAATTAAAAGATTTACCTAATAATAGCTTATCTGTTGTCCTACGTAGCCGAGGCAAAGGAAATAAGCCAGAAATAATACCAGATTTTGCCAAATTACCTAAAACTGTAGAATTAAAATGTATTTTAAGCGATAAATCACCTGATATAGCTCCTAGCGACCCAGAAAAACCCGCCAAAGCAAAAGCAGCATTAGAAAAATTTATTTTAGCTAACCAGTTATTTGAAGATAACAAAAAGGATGAAGCTTTGGTTATTTATGAAGAAGTAGTTAAATTAGATCCAGATTTTGCTCCTGCTTATATGCAAATGGGCAATATCTACTCAACTGATAAGTTTTTTGATCAAGCACGCCTAGCTTATGAAAAAGCTCGTAGTATTCCTCCTAATTATGCTGGTACTTATCTTAATCAAGCTATCAGCCAGTATGAACAAGGCAAGATAGATGAAGCAGAAAGCTCTTTTCGTACAGCACTTTCCCTTTATCCTTCAAGTGCGCCTTCTCATTTAGGTTTAGGTAACATATACTTACAGAGACGTGACTATAAAAGGGCCCGTAATGAATTTACTAAAACATTAAGTCTAGTGCGAAATGCTGGTTTAGAAGCTGTTAATGCTCATGTTGGTCTAGCAGCTTGTTACTTTTATCAAGGTCAGTATGAAAAAGCTAAAGAACATTACATATTGGCAATTAAGTTAGAGCCTAATAATTATGTTTGGCACTGCGCTTTTGCAGATTCTTGTTTAATGTTAAAACAATATGAACAAGCTCAAGTAGCTTATCTAAAAGCAATAAAGCTAAATGCTAAAGATGAACAAGCTCAAACTAAACTAGCCTGGATAGAAAAATATAATCAATATTTACGTGCTATTAAGCAACATTCAACAAGGCCCAAAACTGAGCCTGTTGTTATTAAGTAA